A portion of the Anoplopoma fimbria isolate UVic2021 breed Golden Eagle Sablefish chromosome 15, Afim_UVic_2022, whole genome shotgun sequence genome contains these proteins:
- the LOC129103778 gene encoding uncharacterized protein LOC129103778 produces MTFPENGKTFNIDAMNPSWTSTADSNIYTRGQSVNLQVSAKTMPERQQLFIQSCFVSASPEPHTRPKQPVIMNKGCTAPLGSPHAVVQFVASAVHPLQCLDLRPGVNFGSKSCNYNLIQSRWEDLSGNVEVCKCCTSKCKGLQIKNLPEGAKAMVSTGPFVIVEKPIEPRLSESQETSSAPVAEAMQSDRAVTEATIVSGTSVSRLPQAVVVVSQDPVARLTFWLPGQVRDTGHSEKINSEDILTFKLQASDIWSNEIQPSSTDQEPLLNMPTNMVIDQSANELGSDFNYLTLVDGLAIPKEKRRFGRSGIFDTEALQDADILLTADMNVNVLNQNDCNKMREGLAVTPQEESDDAQPIVRSKLQFSKGTDGSQTLSYEEDVMRQQSKGVIGRFWNDGIQRKQEPRRRGLHSTFLDLLRRMDKAE; encoded by the exons ATGACATTTCCTGAAAATGGAAAGACCTTTAACATCGACGCCATGAATC CCTCCTGGACCAGCACTGCAGACTCTAATATCTATACAAGAGGTCAGTCTGTCAACCTCCAGGTTTCTGCCAAAACCATGCCAGAGCGGCAGCAGCTTTTCATCCAGTCCTGTTTTGTCTCTGCATCTCCTGAGCCTCATACTAGGCCCAAGCAACCAGTCATAATGAATAAAGG GTGCACAGCCCCATTGGGTTCCCCTCATGCTGTTGTACAATTTGTGGCCTCTG CTGTACATCCACTGCAGTGTCTTGATCTCAGACCAGGGGTCAACTTTGGCTCTAAATCATGCAACTACAACTTGATCCAGTCAAG ATGGGAGGACCTTAGTGGTAATGTAGAAGTATGCAAGTGCTGTACATCAAAGTGTAAAGGTCTGCAAATCAAGAACCTTCCTGAAG GTGCCAAGGCTATGGTCAGCACTGGCCCCTTTGTCATTGTCGAGAAACCTATAGAGCCACGTCTCTCTGAATCGCAAGAAACCTCCAGTGCTCCTGTTGCAGAAGCCATGCAGTCTGATCGTGCAGTGACTGAGGCCACAATTGTTTCTGGTACATCTGTATCAAGACTCCCTCAGGCTGTGGTGGTTGTGAGTCAGGACCCAGTTGCCAGGCTGACCTTTTGGCTACCTGGACAGGTGCGAGATACTGGACACAGCGAGAAGATCAATTCtgaggacattttgacatttaagttACAGGCAAGTGACATCTGGTCAAATGAGATTCAACCTTCATCCACAGATCAGGAGCCTCTTCTGAACATGCCCACAAACATGGTCATAGATCAAAGTGCAAATGAACTAGGAAGTGACTTTAATTATCTGACACTAGTTGATGGATTGGCAATTCCCAAAGAAAAAAGGCGTTTTGGAAGATCTGGAATTTTTGACACAGAAGCTCTACAAGATGCTGACATCCTCTTGACGGCTGACATGAATGTGAATGTCCTAAACCAGAATGATTGTAACAAAATGAGAGAGGGGCTGGCAGTGACGCCCCAAGAAGAATCAGATGATGCCCAACCGATCGTTCGTTCGAAACTCCAGTTTTCCAAAGGCACCGATGGCTCACAGACGCTGAGTTATGAGGAAGATGTTATGAGGCAACAAAGTAAAGGTGTGATTGGAAGATTTTGGAATGATGGGatacaaagaaaacaggagCCCAGAAGGAGAGGGCTGCACTCAACTTTCCTGGATTTGTTGAG GAGGATGGACAAAGCAGAATAA